From the Halalkalicoccus sp. CGA53 genome, one window contains:
- a CDS encoding lycopene cyclase domain-containing protein has protein sequence MSPPLTYLQFHLLFVLPPIALVLALTFRREGVWWGRGPLSGLAVILVLAVTYTTPWDNLLIAEGVWWYGEGTTLFTVWYAPIEEYLFFVLQPILTALVLFQFPEVRERSLRIGGRTRAIGVLAGLAVGGVGLVLLANTPTFYMGAILVWAGPILAIQWGFGWPYLWAVRRSVALAIALPTLYLWAIDRIAIGLGIWVISDTHTVGLSLLGLPVEEALFFLVTNVFVVQGIVLYLWTLERWEPDVSRSVDLVRAGVTGLWP, from the coding sequence ATGAGTCCCCCGCTCACCTACCTCCAGTTCCACCTGCTGTTCGTCCTCCCACCGATCGCGCTGGTGCTCGCGCTCACGTTCCGACGCGAGGGGGTCTGGTGGGGTCGCGGGCCGCTCTCGGGGCTCGCGGTCATCCTCGTCCTCGCGGTCACCTACACGACGCCGTGGGACAACCTCCTGATCGCGGAGGGCGTCTGGTGGTACGGCGAGGGGACGACGCTGTTCACCGTCTGGTACGCCCCGATCGAGGAGTACCTCTTCTTCGTGCTCCAGCCGATCCTCACGGCGCTCGTCCTCTTTCAGTTCCCCGAGGTCAGAGAGCGCTCGCTCCGGATCGGGGGCCGCACCCGTGCGATCGGCGTCCTCGCCGGCCTCGCGGTGGGGGGCGTCGGCCTCGTCCTCCTCGCAAACACCCCCACGTTCTACATGGGTGCGATCCTCGTGTGGGCGGGCCCGATCCTCGCGATCCAGTGGGGCTTCGGCTGGCCCTACCTCTGGGCGGTGCGCAGGTCGGTGGCGCTCGCCATCGCCCTCCCGACGCTCTACCTCTGGGCGATCGACCGGATCGCCATCGGCCTCGGGATCTGGGTGATCTCGGACACTCACACCGTCGGGCTCTCCCTGCTGGGCTTGCCCGTCGAGGAGGCGCTCTTCTTTCTCGTCACCAACGTCTTCGTGGTCCAGGGTATCGTCCTCTACCTGTGGACGCTCGAGCGGTGGGAGCCGGACGTCTCCCGGTCGGTGGACCTCGTCCGCGCCGGGGTAACCGGCCTGTGGCCGTAA
- a CDS encoding Brp/Blh family beta-carotene 15,15'-dioxygenase produces the protein MAVTSSSASALPTARRLTLYPGWAVLAVAAVPFVLGAELPLVYQYLPLVASVLLLGLLHGAVDHLLLPRVRGEALTVRWLAIVGLVYLLVGLAFLAVWFFAPALAFVLFVALALAHWGQGDVYPLVALYGTTHLRTTVQRVLAAAVRGSMPMLVPLVAFPDQYAFVAGTLIGLFDPAAAETLVPAFTPEGRLVVAGVLTLLALAHLGLGYRRAGGTRAWRVDAGDIVGLLAFFAVVPPVLAVGLYFCVWHSLRHVTRVALLDPESKRSFSAGLTLPALSRFARDAAPLTALSFVFLLGLAALVPATPVAVADLVALYLVFVATLTAPHVLLVSWLDREEGIWSG, from the coding sequence GTGGCCGTAACGTCCTCGAGCGCCTCCGCGCTCCCGACCGCCCGGCGACTCACGCTCTACCCGGGCTGGGCCGTCCTCGCCGTCGCCGCCGTCCCCTTCGTCCTCGGCGCGGAGCTCCCGCTCGTCTACCAGTACCTCCCGCTCGTCGCGAGCGTCCTGCTCCTGGGGCTCCTCCACGGCGCGGTCGACCACCTCCTGCTCCCGCGCGTTCGGGGCGAGGCACTCACCGTCCGCTGGCTCGCGATCGTCGGCCTCGTCTACCTCCTCGTCGGCCTCGCGTTCCTCGCCGTCTGGTTCTTCGCGCCAGCGCTCGCGTTCGTCCTCTTCGTCGCACTCGCGCTCGCCCACTGGGGTCAGGGCGACGTCTACCCGCTCGTCGCGCTCTACGGCACCACTCACCTGCGGACGACCGTACAACGCGTCCTCGCCGCAGCGGTCCGCGGCTCGATGCCGATGCTCGTCCCGCTCGTCGCCTTCCCCGACCAGTACGCCTTCGTCGCGGGGACGTTGATCGGCCTGTTCGATCCCGCCGCGGCAGAGACGCTCGTGCCCGCGTTCACCCCCGAAGGCCGACTGGTCGTCGCGGGCGTCCTCACCCTCCTCGCCCTCGCCCACCTTGGACTGGGCTACCGGCGGGCCGGCGGGACGCGGGCCTGGCGGGTCGACGCCGGGGATATCGTCGGGCTCCTCGCGTTCTTCGCCGTGGTTCCGCCGGTGCTCGCCGTCGGCCTCTACTTCTGTGTCTGGCACTCGCTTCGCCACGTCACGCGTGTCGCGCTCTTGGATCCCGAGTCGAAACGGTCGTTCTCGGCGGGGCTCACGCTCCCGGCGCTCTCGCGCTTCGCCCGAGACGCAGCACCGCTCACGGCGCTCTCGTTCGTCTTCCTCCTCGGGCTCGCCGCGCTGGTCCCCGCGACGCCGGTGGCGGTAGCGGATCTCGTCGCGCTCTACCTGGTGTTCGTCGCGACCCTCACGGCCCCGCACGTCCTGCTCGTGAGCTGGCTGGATCGGGAAGAGGGGATCTGGTCGGGCTGA
- a CDS encoding twin-arginine translocase subunit TatC, producing the protein MGEDSEPREDAGSAAPDGGTASDGDAPESGIGGYEDAEAAAAAAVSRLDAEESSGGDVGTGTGATGDASAGSDSVGTQAEPTGIEAPEPEFEDAEAAAAAAVSRLDAEESELDEEGSKLGDEAGDEEIDAEDDTTDPYIVEEDDDTGGVGGITGPDYDQEMPLADHIEEMVKRLAVVIVVAGSVSIFILPFAVDIITFLWYSYLPSGEPPRLYGPLELLLARLKVASLGGLLIALPVAVYQTYRFMRPGLYPNERKYYLASVPISLILGICGVLFAYFVILPAIFTYFYTYSQDAGEIAFALAETFDLMLILMAYLAIIFQIPLLIMLAIMMGLTTRQWLQDKRLYFWAAFLGIAFISNPDPTGMAPFLITVTMIGLYEGTLLILKWVGR; encoded by the coding sequence ATGGGCGAGGACTCCGAGCCGCGAGAGGACGCTGGGTCGGCGGCGCCCGACGGGGGGACCGCCAGCGACGGCGACGCGCCGGAGTCAGGGATTGGAGGATATGAGGACGCGGAGGCGGCGGCCGCGGCGGCGGTTTCCCGTCTCGACGCCGAGGAGTCGTCGGGCGGGGACGTCGGGACCGGCACGGGGGCGACCGGGGACGCGTCGGCCGGGTCGGATTCAGTGGGAACGCAAGCGGAACCGACGGGTATCGAGGCTCCGGAGCCGGAGTTCGAGGACGCGGAGGCGGCGGCCGCGGCGGCGGTTTCCCGTCTCGACGCCGAGGAGTCCGAACTCGACGAGGAGGGATCGAAACTCGGCGACGAGGCGGGCGACGAGGAAATCGACGCCGAGGACGATACGACCGACCCGTACATCGTCGAGGAGGACGACGACACCGGCGGGGTCGGCGGGATCACGGGCCCCGACTACGACCAGGAGATGCCGCTGGCCGACCACATCGAGGAGATGGTCAAGCGGCTGGCCGTCGTCATCGTCGTCGCCGGCTCCGTCAGCATCTTCATCCTCCCGTTCGCGGTCGACATCATCACGTTCCTCTGGTACTCGTATCTCCCGTCGGGCGAGCCACCCCGGCTCTACGGCCCGCTCGAACTCTTGCTCGCCCGGCTGAAGGTGGCGAGCCTCGGTGGGCTGTTGATCGCGCTCCCGGTCGCGGTCTATCAGACCTACCGGTTCATGCGACCCGGGCTCTACCCCAACGAGCGGAAGTACTATCTCGCGTCGGTACCGATCAGCCTGATCCTAGGGATCTGTGGCGTGCTCTTCGCGTACTTCGTGATCCTGCCGGCGATCTTCACCTACTTCTACACCTACTCGCAGGACGCCGGTGAGATCGCGTTCGCGCTCGCGGAGACGTTCGACCTGATGCTCATCCTGATGGCGTATCTCGCGATCATCTTCCAGATCCCGCTTTTGATCATGCTCGCGATCATGATGGGGCTCACGACGAGACAGTGGCTCCAGGACAAACGCCTCTACTTCTGGGCCGCGTTCCTCGGGATCGCGTTCATCTCGAACCCCGACCCGACCGGGATGGCCCCGTTCCTGATCACGGTGACGATGATCGGGCTCTACGAGGGGACGCTGCTCATCCTGAAGTGGGTCGGGCGGTAG
- a CDS encoding amphi-Trp domain-containing protein, whose amino-acid sequence MAKLDATHEKTRAEIAQYLREFAEKLDTGVSGAAGSTGETGAIGEPDRSPDVAGSDERTDAGADRKITVVAGNDSATINPPETLAFDVSVDTDSGLLEGDEQSATFTLRWDRDHVEADDELSVQ is encoded by the coding sequence ATGGCGAAGCTCGATGCCACGCACGAGAAGACCAGAGCAGAGATCGCACAGTATCTCCGTGAGTTCGCCGAGAAGCTCGACACGGGCGTATCAGGTGCGGCCGGTTCGACCGGTGAGACCGGTGCGATCGGCGAGCCCGACCGGTCTCCCGATGTCGCCGGATCGGACGAGCGAACCGATGCGGGCGCGGACAGGAAGATCACCGTCGTCGCTGGTAACGATAGCGCGACGATCAACCCACCGGAGACGCTCGCGTTTGACGTCTCGGTCGACACCGATTCCGGGCTCTTAGAGGGCGACGAACAGAGCGCGACGTTCACGCTCCGGTGGGATAGAGACCACGTCGAGGCCGACGACGAACTCAGCGTCCAGTAG